From the genome of Haloarcula taiwanensis:
TACTCCGCGTAGGCCAGCAGGCCGCCGCAGGCCCGAATCTCCGCGTCGCCGGCGAGCAGGCGCTCCGGCGGGCCGAAGTACTGGGACACGCGGTCCTCGGCGCGCTCCCGGGCGAAGGCGTCCGCGTCGTAGCGCGTCACCAGACAGGCCGGGCCGAAGACGGCGTCCCGGTCCACGTCGACATCCGGCCCGACGATTGCCTCGGCGGGGCCGAACCGGCTGAGTTCGTCGGCGACGGCGGCCTCCGAGCCGACGCTCGTGGCGTAGCAGTCGCCGGTCGACACGTCCAGCAGCGCCAGCCCGTACCGTTCGCCTTCGGTCAAAGCAGCGACGTAGTTGTTGTCCGCGCCGCCGAGCAGTTCGCTCTCGGTGAGCGTCCCCGGCGTGACGATGCGGGTGACCGCCCGCTTGACCACGCCGCTGACCTCGTCGGGGTCCTCGACCTGGTCGGCGATAGCGACCCGGTAGCCAGCGTCCAGCAGCGTCTCGACGTAGGACTCGGCGTTGTCGATGGGGATACCGGCCATCGGGTACTCGCCGGTCGAGTCCTCGCGCTGGGTCAGCGTAATCTCACACAGTCGGGCGACCCGTTTCGCGGCCGCACAGAAGGCCTCGTAGAAGTCCCCGACCTGAAAGAGGACCAGGGCGTCGTCGTACTGGCGGCACAGCTCGTAGTACTGTGCCATCATCGGCGTCAGGTCCCCCTCGAGCTCGGCCATCTGCTCGGGCGGGCCAAGCGCAGCGTCCATACCCGGTGGCAACAGCCGACTCCCCATAGGCGCTCCGCTCTCCGCCGTAGCGTGACCGCTAGGTATCGCCGACCCGGCCTCTGATTTTTATACCGCCCGAGAGACGTAGGCTGTATGTCACGTCGCGCCAACTACGCGCTCTGTCAGTTCCAGCAACACCTCGGCCCGTCGGCGGACTCGCTCGACGTTCCGTGGGCCGAGTACAGCGGTGATTCGACCGACCCGGTTTCCGTCGACATCCCCACCTCGTCACCAGCAGACCCGTACGTGCAGATGCAGGTCTACGACGTCGAGGACTTCGACCACGAAATCGTGGTCAACGGGGACCCGCTGTCGGGGTTCGACATCGCGCCGGGCGAGGGGTGGCAGCTCTGGATGGACACGATTGCGCCCGAGCGACTGCACCGCGGCGAGAACACGATTCAGTTCCGACGGGACACTGACTCGAAGGACGCATTCGTCGTCGGGTCGGTCACGGTCCACTGGACGGAACCCGTCGAGTGAATATATAAACAGCCCGGCACCGTCCTGATGGGGCGTGCCAACAGCTACCACTGTTGACGGACAGTACCACCTCAGTCGGGTGATTTCACCTGTTCCGGTCGTGTCGGCGGGCGGCCGGTGAGCATCCTATAACCCCTACTTTTATATAGAACCACATGCAATCTTCGCTTGATTATGAGCCAACGCCAGATGCAGGGCCAGCCGATGATCATCCTGGGAGAGGACTCCCAGCGGATGAAGGACAAGTCTGCACAGGAACACAACATCTCGGCCGCTCGCGCGGTCGCCGAGTCAGTACGCTCGACGCTCGGCCCGAAGGGGATGGACAAGATGCTCGTCTCCTCGATGGGCGACGTGACCGTCACGAACGACGGCGTCACCATCCTCTCGGAGATGGATATCGACAACCCGACAGCGTCGATGATCGTCGAGGTTGCCGAGACACAGGAAGACGAGGCCGGTGACGGCACCACCTCCGCCGTCGCCATCGCAGGCGAACTCCTCAAGAACGCCGAGGACCTCCTCGAACAGGACATCCACCCGACGGCCATCATCAAGGGCTTCAACATGGCCGCCACGCAGGCCAAGGATGAGCTCGCGGACATCGCCACGGAAGTCGACCCCGACGACGAGGAACTCCTGAAGAAGGTCGCCGAAACCTCGATGACGGGCAAGGGCGCGGAGCTCAACAAGGAGCTGCTCGCCCAGCTCATCGTCGACGCGGTCAACGCCGTGACCGTCGAGGCCGATGACGGCTCCGTCGTTGCCGACCTCGAATACCTCAACATTGAGACCCAGACCGGCAGCTCCGCCGGCAACTCCGAGCTGCTGGAAGGCGCGGTCATCGACAAAGACCCGGTCCACGAGGAGATGCCGACCGAAGTCGACGGCGCCGATGTCTTGCTCGTCGACACGGCCATCGAACTCGACGAGACCGAAGTCGACGCCCAGCTCTCCGTCGACGACCCGAGCCAGCTCCAGAACTTCCTCGACAAGGAAGAGGAGCAGCTCAAGCAGATGGTCGACCAGATCGCGGACACCGGCGCCGATGTCGTCTTCTGTCAGAAGGGTATCGACGACATGGCCCAGCACTACCTCGCCGAGAAGGGTATTCTGGCCGTCCGCCGCGCCAAGAAGTCCGACATCGAGTTCCTCAAGGAAGTCCTCGGCGCTCGCATCGTCTCGGACCTCGACTCCGCGACCGCGGAGGACCTCGGCCACGGCTCCGTCACCCGCGACGACGCCGAAGGCCTGTTCTACGTCGAGGGCAGCGGCGACGAGGCTCACGGCGTCACCCTCCTGCTCCGTGGGTCGACCGACCACGTCGTCGATGAACTCGAACGTGGCGTCACGGACGCGCTCGACGTCGTCGCGTCCACCGTTGCCAACGGCAGCGTTCTCGGTGGCGGCGGCGCACCCGAAGTCGAAGTCGCCCGCCGTCTCCGCGACTACGCCGACGGCGTCGAAGGCCGCGAGCAGCTCGCCATCGAGTCCTTCGCCGACGCGCTGGAAATCATCCCGCGCACTCTCGCCGAGAACGCCGGTCTCGACAGCATCGACACGCTGGTCGACCTGCGCGCCGCCCACGAGGACGGCGATGTCAGCGCCGGCCTGAACGTCTTCTCCGGTGATGTCGAGAACACGCTCGATACCGGCGTCGTCGAGCCAGCCCACGCCAAGCGACAGGCGATTTCCTCGGCTGCCGAGGCCGCGAACCTGGTCCTCAAGATCGACGACATCATCGCTGCCGGCGAACTCTCGACTTCCGGCGGCGACGAAGACGGCCCCGGCGGCCCCGGTGGCGCCCCTGGCGGCATGGGTGGCATGGGCGGCGGCATGGGCGGCATGATGTAAGCGAGGTTCCGTCGGAACCTCGGATAGACAACGGGCCATCGGCCCGTGAGTCAGCAGTCGACCGGAGAGACCTCCGAACGAGCGAATCGCCGCTTGCGATTCGGTTTTTTTGCGGTTCTGTAACGCGCCGAGTCATCCCAGCGTGTATATCGAGACGTGAAACTGGAGGAACAGTTAGGTATCTCTCTACGAAGTATCGACTGTCCCGGTCCGTTTGGTGGGACGGACTGGTGACAGTGGGTGGGGGCCTCTCTCCGTTTTGGCGCTC
Proteins encoded in this window:
- a CDS encoding thermosome subunit, coding for MSQRQMQGQPMIILGEDSQRMKDKSAQEHNISAARAVAESVRSTLGPKGMDKMLVSSMGDVTVTNDGVTILSEMDIDNPTASMIVEVAETQEDEAGDGTTSAVAIAGELLKNAEDLLEQDIHPTAIIKGFNMAATQAKDELADIATEVDPDDEELLKKVAETSMTGKGAELNKELLAQLIVDAVNAVTVEADDGSVVADLEYLNIETQTGSSAGNSELLEGAVIDKDPVHEEMPTEVDGADVLLVDTAIELDETEVDAQLSVDDPSQLQNFLDKEEEQLKQMVDQIADTGADVVFCQKGIDDMAQHYLAEKGILAVRRAKKSDIEFLKEVLGARIVSDLDSATAEDLGHGSVTRDDAEGLFYVEGSGDEAHGVTLLLRGSTDHVVDELERGVTDALDVVASTVANGSVLGGGGAPEVEVARRLRDYADGVEGREQLAIESFADALEIIPRTLAENAGLDSIDTLVDLRAAHEDGDVSAGLNVFSGDVENTLDTGVVEPAHAKRQAISSAAEAANLVLKIDDIIAAGELSTSGGDEDGPGGPGGAPGGMGGMGGGMGGMM